In the Colletotrichum higginsianum IMI 349063 chromosome 7 map unlocalized unitig_7, whole genome shotgun sequence genome, one interval contains:
- a CDS encoding UDP-N-acetylglucosamine transferase subunit ALG14 — translation MLAMMGIDFPNIPDMHRRYLISSGDAMSLKHLDAFENDLKDTHGEEQAGTHDKYIVARARKIHQSLLTTPFTALLSVIQIFPLLLTSPFKGARSRQQFPDIILTNGPATGFIVGLVAYTLKMFYIVPEDTMQVLYIESWARIRTLSLTGKLFHRTGFADLLLVQHEKVARTYGVKNAGCMVVKRTG, via the coding sequence ATGCTCGCCATGATGGGGATCGACTTTCCCAACATCCCCGATATGCATCGACGCTATCTCATTTCCAGCGGCGACGCCATGTCTCTTAAACACCTCGATGCATTCGAGAATGATCTCAAGGACACCCATGGCGAAGAACAAGCCGGTACTCACGACAAGTACATCGTTGCCAGAGCCAGGAAGATACACCAGAGTCTACTCACAACGCCCTTTACCGCCTTGCTATCAGTCATCCAGATCTTCCCGCTGCTCCTGACGTCCCCGTTCAAAGGCGCGAGAAGCCGCCAGCAGTTTCCCGACATCATCCTCACCAACGGCCCAGCCACGGGCTTCATCGTTGGACTGGTCGCCTATACCCTGAAAATGTTCTACATCGTTCCCGAGGACACTATGCAGGTTCTCTACATTGAGTCTTGGGCACGAATCCGGACTCTTAGTCTGACCGGGAAGCTTTTCCATCGCACCGGATTCGCTGACCTATTGCTGGTTCAGCATGAGAAGGTGGCCAGGACATACGGCGTCAAAAACGCGGGCTGCATGGTTGTGAAGAGAACCGGCTGA
- a CDS encoding 37S ribosomal protein S25, mitochondrial — translation MGRQIRPARVYQTMSQELSTKILPGFTVQEPPWFQVMRDIPPSEILTRPVMVQKKSANLKLRKPSNIYKPPIIKHQEDSLRVTFYKDHPWELARPRIVLESDGKDAQKCDWSKGLRQPGLPLTGECVVQRQLWLMHNQKLKRNQAYDVARKEFYALRQEEEIEKRVAREEARHVGAYFGKNRLAISQDLENKEFERWKGWASKQSLAMEETKSNSYGNFGEAEEKPEASPEPTLL, via the exons ATGGGTCGACAGATTAGGCCCGCCCGGGTCTACCAGACGATGAGCCAGGAGCTCAGCACAAAGATCCTGCCTGGCTTTACCGTCCAGGAGCCGCCATGGTTCCAGGTCATGAGAGATATCCCGCCCTCTGAGATCCTCACGAGACCAGTCATGGTTCAGAAGAAGTCCGCAAACCTGAAGCTCCGCAAGCCAAGCAACATCTACAAGCCCCCGATAATAAAGCACCAGGAGGACAGTCTGCGAGTGACCTTCTACAAAGATCATCCGTGGGAGCTGGCACGTCCGAGAATAGTCCTCGAGTCCGACGGAAAGGACGCGCAAAAATGCGATTGGTCCAAGGGACTGCGTCAGCCCGGCTTGCCCTTGACCGGTGAATG TGTCGTCCAGCGCCAGCTCTGGCTGATGCATAACCAGAAGCTTAAGCGAAACCAAGCTTACGATGTCGCGAGAAAGGAGTTCTATGCGCTGcgccaggaggaggagatcgagAAACGCGTTGCCcgggaggaggccagacACGTCGGTGCGTACTTTGGCAAGAACAGGCTGGCGATCAGCCAGGACCTCGAGAACAAGGAGTTCGAGCGCTGGAAGGGCTGGGCGAGCAAGCAGTCGCTTGCGATGGAGGAGACCAAGAGTAATAGCTACGGCAATTTTGGTGAGGCAGAAGAGAAGCCCGAGGCGAGCCCGGAACCGACTTTGCTTTGA
- a CDS encoding Pentatricopeptide repeat protein: protein MQKKKRRLLKVVGHHDVGTVEEHWELVEDPYLNKYARPEDTKLVISERPEDQKYPSPHETLCGNESVKQIVTKLSSMVRSRLRFRSDVRSDSIYELYTALPEPRMVHISANLRHRLLKLFGMPRKKESQSMLRYFALVGEVKDCGIALQRTEWNYALALATRYVGRTTETEVEYALLLWREMEKQAGVKGNNITFNILFDAASKAGNFQLGEMLWKEMKARKIRFNRYHRVSLIFFFGLQENADGVRAAYKEMVEAGEMVDTVALNCVIVSFLRCGEQEAALKVYNYMKGTGSKAAVNFPRKDYFKDQVVTKILFMFASVGRMVPELRPQLQELAGTAPDMRTYRILIKHFGVERGDLGRVAQFLDEMWQFEVPVDGSVFLAIFVAFEKHGGKAFSAWTPARLEKVLSALLRAIDYKTEGLYLDTWLMGWALRAFMKCANEVRAGEVYEEFQKRWDLPPDRARYMEGYVARILHRKS from the coding sequence AtgcagaaaaagaaaaggcgACTTCTCAAGGTCGTGGGTCATCATGACGTCGGGACCGTGGAGGAGCACTGGGAGCTCGTCGAAGATCCCTATCTCAACAAGTACGCCCGGCCAGAGGATACCAAACTTGTGATATCCGAGAGACCGGAGGACCAGAAATATCCATCACCTCACGAAACCCTCTGCGGCAATGAAAGCGTCAAACAAATAGTGACGAAGCTGTCGTCCATGGTCAGGTCCAGGCTGAGGTTTCGTTCGGATGTCAGGTCGGACTCGATATACGAATTGTACACGGCACTGCCAGAGCCTCGCATGGTACACATATCAGCAAATCTGCGCCATCGTCTGCTCAAGTTGTTTGGCATGCCGCGGAAGAAGGAATCTCAGTCAATGCTCCGATACTTTGCACTCGTTGGCGAAGTCAAGGACTGCGGCATAGCCCTTCAACGCACCGAATGGAACTACGCCCTGGCCCTGGCTACCAGATACGTTGGTAGGACCACCGAAACAGAGGTTGAGTATGCTCTCTTGCTGTggagggagatggagaagcAAGCAGGCGTCAAGGGCAACAACATCACGTTCAACATATTGTTTGACGCTGCGTCAAAAGCTGGAAATTTCCAACTAGGCGAAATGCTGTGGAAGGAGATGAAGGCACGGAAGATCCGGTTCAACCGATATCACCGAGTCAGTCTGATTTTCTTTTTCGGACTTCAGGAGaatgccgacggcgtccggGCTGCCTACAAGGAGATGGTGGAAGCTGGAGAGATGGTCGACACTGTGGCTCTCAACTGCGTCATCGTCAGCTTTCTGAGATGCGGCGAACAAGAGGCGGCGTTGAAAGTCTACAACTACATGAAGGGAACCGGGTCAAAGGCTGCCGTCAATTTCCCTCGAAAAGACTACTTCAAGGACCAGGTAGTTACCAAGATCCTTTTCATGTTCGCATCAGTCGGCAGGATGGTACCGGAGCTTCGGCCTCAGTTACAGGAACTCGCAGGCACCGCCCCTGACATGCGAACATATCGCATTCTCATCAAGCACTTTGGCGTCGAGAGAGGCGACCTCGGCAGGGTTGCCCAGTTTCTCGACGAGATGTGGCAGTTCGAGGTGCCTGTTGACGGGTCCGTCTTTTTGGCCATATTCGTAGCCTTCGAAAAGCACGGTGGCAAGGCCTTTTCCGCGTGGACACCAGCCCGGTTGGAGAAGGTCTTATCCGCGTTGCTGAGAGCGATCGACTACAAAACCGAGGGTCTTTACCTCGACACCTGGCTCATGGGGTGGGCGCTTCGGGCCTTTATGAAATGCGCCAACGAAGTCAGAGCTGGGGAAGTGTACGAGGAGTTTCAAAAGAGGTGGGATTTGCCGCCGGACAGAGCGCGGTACATGGAGGGTTATGTCGCCAGGATCTTGCATCGCAAGAGTTAA
- a CDS encoding Cytochrome-c oxidase chain VIIc — MTSTPQLHHSLSQLRFAIPSEQPAKMLARAAARAVPQTRAVVARRGFQTTRAQMSSPYHYPEGPYSNLPFNPKSKWFAPGFWTYAAVGFFAPFGIAVWQTKKPKA; from the exons ATGACTTCAACACCACAACTACACCACTCCCTGTCCCAATTGCGCTTCGCGATCCCCTCAGAACAACCCGCCAAA ATGCTCGCtcgtgccgccgcccgcgcggTCCCCCAGACCCGTGCCGTTGTCGCTCGCCGCGGCTTCCAGACCACCCGCGCCCAGATGTCCTCGCCGTACCACTACCCCGAGGGTCCCTACTCCAACCTCCCCTTTAACCCCAAGTCCAAGTGGTTCGCCCCTGGTTTCTGGACCTACGCTGCCGTTGGCTTCTTCGCCCCCTTCGGCATCGCCG TCTGGCAAAccaagaagcccaaggcTTAA
- a CDS encoding DSHCT domain-containing protein: MDELFDVFDAQPGQEQPESHSEHEAAVAEPPKKSRKKDKKSNKRKADGAIKNGVVAEKDDAEMPDADDVPENNSAGNQPEDAGATSDDQEDSHKRRKKEDEAQPVLTDTFQTAQSREVAGATTFTQAQDESLVLSHNIQHQVALPPDLDYEYVPLSEHKPPAEPARKYNFKLDPFQSLSVASIEREESVLVSAHTSAGKTVVAEYAIAQCLKRNQRVIYTSPIKALSNQKYRDFEALFGDVGLMTGDVTINPTASCLVMTTEILRSMLYRGSEIMREVAWVVFDEIHYMRDKTRGVVWEETIILLPDKVRYVFLSATIPNAFQFAEWIAKIHHQACHVVYTDFRPTPLQNYFFPAGGSGIFLVVDEKGVFREGNFQKTMALIEAGKGQDPSNASASWKGKGAKKQTQKGGAAADMKADISKIVRMIMQKSFHPTIIFNFSKKEVENLALQISHFQFNNDSEQAMVKTVFNNAIQSLSEADRELPQIQNLLPLLQKGIGVHHSGLLPILKETIEILFQESLIKVLVATETFSIGLNMPAKTVVFTQVTKWDGTQRRPLTPSEYIQMSGRAGRRGLDSRGIVIMMIDDKMEPDTARAIVVGEQDRLNSAFYLGYNMILNLLRIEAISPEFMLERCFHQFQTGASVPALERDLMSLQQERDNMSIADEATVKDYYNLRNQLEQYTSDMRAVIQHPEHCGDFMQPGRLVRIHDPKKTNNTVGGTDFGWGVVADLIRRQRKSNEPEIPPQESCIIDVMMVVDQKSAPVAEGAKLASGDLPSGLVPYPKPEQPDNGARFEIVPCLLTCVKAISQIRVFMPKDCRSQAALQEVGNSLREVHRRFPDGLPILDPVENMGINDDAFRSLMKKIEMLEARLLTNPLHGSPLLPQLYLQYRAKEKLTEQIKAKKREIARLHSIAQMDELKARKRVLRRLGFLNESEVVELKARVACEISSTEGHELVLAELLFDRFFNELSPELIAATLSCFVLDEKLETAALREELAKPYREVQAKAKQVAKVSRESKLELNEEEYLAGFKWQLMETVYAWAQGKPFAEICKMTNAYEGSLIRLFRRLEELLRQMGQGAKVMGSDELTQKFEDSLAKIRRDIVAAQSLYL; encoded by the exons ATGGACGAGCTCTTCGATGTCTTCGACGCTCAGCCGGGCCAGGAACAGCCCGAGTCGCATAGCGAGCacgaagccgccgtcgctgaaCCTCCCAAGAAGTCGcgcaagaaggacaagaagagcAACAAGCGCAAGGCCGATGGTGCAATCAAGAATGGCGTTGTCGCTGAGAAAGACGATGCCGAGATgcccgacgccgacgacgtcccgGAGAACAACTCTGCCGGAAACCAACCTGAGGACGCCGGTGCAACCTCTGACGACCAGGAAGACAGTCACAAGCgcaggaagaaggaggacgaggcccAGCCGGTTCTGACCGACACCTTCCAGACTGCCCAGTCGAGagaggtcgccggcgccacaACCTTCACCCAGGCTCAAGACGAGTCGCTTGTCCTGTCCCACAACATTCAGCACCAGGTCGCCTTACCTCCTGATCTGGACTACGAATACGTCCCGCTCTCCGAGCACAAGCCGCCGGCGGAACCCGCCCGCAAGTACAACTTCAAGCTGGACCCGTTCCAGAGCCTGTCCGTCGCTTCGAtcgagagagaagagagtgTTCTGGTCTCTGCCCACACCTCCGCCGGAAAGACCGTTGTCGCCGAGTACGCCATTGCCCAATGCCTGAAGCGCAACCAGAGAGTCATCTACACGAGTCCTATCAAGGCACTTTCCAACCAAAAATACCGAGACTTCGAGGCCCTgttcggcgacgtcggcctcaTGACGGGTGATGTCACCATCAACCCTACCGCTAGTTGCTTGGTCATGACCACCGAGATTCTACGCTCCATGTTGTACCGCGGTTCCGAGATCATGCGCGAGGTTGCCTGGGTCGTCTTTGACGAGATTCACTACATGCGCGACAAGACCAGAGGCGTGGTGTGGGAAGAGACCATCATCCTGCTTCCCGATAAGGTTCGCTACGTATTTCTGTCTGCCACCATTCCGAACGCCTTTCAGTTCGCCGAATGGATTGCCAAGATTCATCACCAGGCCTGTCATGTTGTCTATACCGACTTCCGACCCACCCCTCTCCAGAACTATTTCTtccccgccggcggcagtGGCATCTTTCTGGTGGTGGACGAGAAGGGCGTGTTCCGAGAAGGCAACTTTCAGAAGACCATGGCTCTGATCGAGGCGGGCAAGGGACAAGACCCCAGcaacgccagcgccagctGGAAGGGCAAGGGGGCCAAGAAGCAGACCCAAAAGGGCGGAGCGGCGGCCGACATGAAGGCCGACATCTCCAAGATTGTCCGCATGATCATGCAGAAGAGCTTTCACcccaccatcatcttcaaTTTCAGCAAAAAGGAGGTTGAGAACCTGGCTCTGCAGATCTCCCACTTCCAGTTCAACAACGACTCAGAGCAGGCCATGGTTAAGACTGTCTTCAACAACGCCATCCAGAGCTTGTCCGAAGCCGACCGCGAGCTGCCCCAGATTCAGAACCTGCTTCCTCTCTTGCAGAAGGGAATTGGTGTGCATCACTCTGGTCTTCTTCCTATTCTGAAGGAGACCATTGAGATCCTCTTCCAGGAGTCTCTCATCAAGGTTCTCGTTGCGACGGAAACCTTCTCCATCGGTCTCAACATGCCTGCCAAGACCGTCGTCTTCACCCAGGTGACCAAGTGGGATGGTACCCAGCGCAGACCTCTCACGCCGTCCGAGTACATTCAGATGTCTGGACGTGCCGGTCGTAGAGGCCTGGATTCCCGTGGTATTGTCATCATGATGATCGACGACAAGATGGAGCCCGATACTGCGCGCGCCATTGTTGTCGGCGAGCAAGATCGTCTCAATTCCGCCTTCTACCTTGGCTACAACATGATTCTGAACCTGCTGAGAATCGAGGCCATTTCTCCTGAATTCATGCTTGAGCGTTGCTTCCACCAGTTCCAAACTGGAGCTAGCGTTCCGGCGCTTGAGCGAGATCTCATGTCTCTTCAGCAAGAGAGGGACAACATGTCgatcgccgacgaggccaccGTCAAAGACTACTACAACCTGCGCAACCAGCTGGAGCAGTACACCAGCGACATGCGTGCTGTTATCCAGCACCCCGAGCACTGCGGAGACTTCATGCAGCCTGGTCGCCTGGTTCGCATTCACGACCCTAAGAAGACCAATAACACCGTTGGAGGCACCGACTTTGGCTGGGGCGTTGTTGCAGACCTGATTCGCCGCCAACGCAAATCCAACGAGCCCGAAATCCCTCCTCAAGAGTCATGCATCATTGACGTCATGATGGTTGTTGACCAGAAGAGCGCTCCGGTCGCCGAGGGTGCCAAACTAGCCTCTGGTGACCTTCCTTCGGGCCTGGTTCCTTACCCCAAGCCCGAACAACCTGACAACGGTGCTCGCTTCGAGATTGTCCCGTGTCTGTTGACTTGCGTCAAGGCCATCAGCCAAATCAGAGTCTTCATGCCGAAGGACTGTAGGTCACAGGCGGCTCTCCAAGAAGTTGGCAACTCTCTCCGAGAGGTTCACAGACGGTTCCCCGACGGACTCCCCATCTTGGATCCCGTCGAGAACATGGGTATCAACGACGATGCCTTCAGGAGCCTGATGAAGAAGATTGAGATGTTGGAAGCGCGCCTGCTCACCAACCCCCTTCATGGATCACCTTTGCTGCCCCAGCTCTACCTCCAGTACCGCGCCAAGGAGAAGTTGACCGAGCAGATCAAGGCcaaaaagagagagattgCGAGACTTCACAGCATTGCCCAGATGGACGAGCTCAAGGCTCGCAAACGTGTCCTGCGCCGCCTTGGCTTTCTCAATGAGTCcgaggttgtcgagctcAAGGCCCGTGTTGCCTGCGAAATCTCGTCCACCGAGGGCCACGAGCTGGTCCTTGCCGAGCTCCTGTTCGACCGTTTCTTCAACGAGCTGTCCCCTGAGCTGATTGCTGCGACGCTCAGTTGCTTCGTcttggacgagaagctcgagacCGCCGCCCTGCGCGAGGAGCTGGCCAAGCCCTACCGCGAGGTCCAGGCCAAGGCAAAGCAGGTCGCCAAGGTTAGCCGCGAGAGCAAGCTTGAGCTTAACGAGGAGGAGTACCTGGCCGGCTTCAAGTGGCAACTGATGGAGACCGTCTACGCCTGGGCACAGGGCAAACCGTTTGCAGAGATCTG CAAAATGACCAACGCCTACGAAGGCTCCCTTATTCGTCTCTTCCGCCGTCTCGAAGAGCTCCTGCGCCAGATGGGTCAGGGTGCCAAGGTGATGGGCAGCGACGAACTGACTCAGAAGTTCGAAGACAGTCTCGCCAAGATCCGCCGCGACATCGTCGCGGCCCAGAGTCTGTACCTCTGA
- a CDS encoding C6 zinc finger domain protein, with amino-acid sequence MPRRRNPSKQVSRRSHRGCHRCRLHKIRCDETKPQCGPCVSRGYSDCVYVQILKWETDYVGRAFGRAGVWSKSGAGTNNKRKASTPPSTLDMSNHNYCSVPTRVLPYGFLNSFVTDFMKEESSSSSSDDSSSDDHRSAALTLRKNLGSLNRPVTYIQLDTQAESHLLSYYLNRICPMTIPCAKGESPFSALIFPFAVSSASPALMHALLGLAASHRARTDSSYQSVALSYSAKVIRSLRLTIGNRSSIDIAASSEILVLMMLLCQLEIIAECDKRWVTHLRGARDLIRFRRQGMSSDAAKMAAKQQSPWGHIIKFAERYFAFYDVMGRTACGEEPIFGNDFWSAQEDQLDLWMGCSPHLVSIIGEITELSFKYKRLSASTTEDYRQDLEKQRMRLTSVLQRPKLKSDSDDLIIRNTVELKRLTAELYLHSALNDSTPTTPIIRQNVKKILRLVAMLLGAGVKAGLTWPLFMAACQLDPTEELEWETEDLDYKDDDDVAVPHHARPFVLYVLEKLSDSLSNVTRTRSVIEKVWKQREAASFLSYERQQSPSPKAFNDWARFVAPLCHNISLA; translated from the coding sequence ATGCCACGCAGAAGGAATCCGTCCAAGCAGGTATCTCGACGGAGCCACCGCGGCTGCCACCGTTGCCGACTGCACAAAATTCGGTGCGATGAGACCAAACCTCAGTGCGGACCGTGTGTCTCGCGTGGCTATTCCGACTGCGTGTATGTCCAGATCCTCAAGTGGGAGACCGACTATGTCGGCCGCGCCTTCGGCAGGGCCGGCGTTTGGTCGAAATCCGGGGCCGGCACCAATAACAAGAGAaaggcgtcgacgccgccgtcgaccctGGACATGAGCAACCACAACTACTGCAGCGTCCCGACCCGCGTCCTTCCGTACGGGTTTCTGAACTCCTTCGTCACTGACTTCATGAAAGAGGaatcttcctcctcttccagcGACGACAGCTCCAGCGATGACCACAGATCCGCAGCCCTCACGTTGAGGAAGAATCTGGGTTCCCTGAACCGGCCGGTGACGTATATCCAGCTTGACACTCAAGCCGAATCGCATCTCTTGTCCTACTATCTCAACCGGATCTGCCCCATGACGATACCGTGCGCGAAAGGCGAGTCGCCCTTTTCGGCGCTCATCTTCCCCTTCGCCGTctcgtccgcctcgccgGCTCTCATGCACGCTTTACTGGGTCTCGCAGCTTCCCATAGAGCCAGAACAGACAGCAGCTACCAGTCCGTGGCGCTGAGCTACTCGGCCAAAGTCATCCGGTCGCTGCGCCTGACCATCGGCAACAGGTCGTCCATAGACATCGCGGCAAGCTCCGAGATCCTCGTCCTGATGATGCTTCTCTGCCAGCTGGAGATCATCGCCGAGTGCGACAAGCGTTGGGTTACGCATCTCCGAGGGGCCCGGGACCTCATCAGGTTCAGACGACAGGGCATGAGTTCGGATGCCGCCAAGATGGCGGCCAAGCAACAGAGCCCGTGGGGGCATATCATCAAGTTCGCGGAGCGTTACTTTGCCTTTTACGACGTCATGGGCCGGACGGCCTGCGGCGAGGAGCCCATCTTCGGCAACGACTTCTGGTCGGCGCAGGAGGACCAGCTCGATCTGTGGATGGGCTGCTCCCCCCACCTAGTCAGTATCATCGGCGAGATCACCGAGCTCAGCTTCAAGTACAAACGCctgtcggcctcgacgacggaggaCTACCGGCAGGACCTGGAGAAGCAGCGCATGAGGCTGACTTCGGTCCTTCAGCGGCCGAAGCTCAAGAGTGACAGCGACGACTTGATCATCCGAAACACAGTCGAGTTGAAGCGGTTGACCGCGGAGCTGTATCTCCACTCGGCGCTCAACGATTCGACCCCGACCACGCCGATCATCCGGCAGAACGTGAAGAAGATCCTGCGTCTCGTCGCGATGCTCCTCGGAGCCGGTGTCAAGGCCGGCCTGACATGGCCGCTCTTCATGGCTGCTTGTCAGCTCGACCCCACGGAGGAGCTCGAATGGGAGACGGAGGATCTAGACTAtaaggacgacgacgacgtcgcggtTCCCCATCACGCGCGACCGTTCGTCCTGTACGTCCTCGAAAAGCTGTCGGATTCCCTCTCAAACGTCACCAGGACTCGCTCCGTCATCGAAAAGGTCTGGAAGCAGCGAGAGGCCGCATCGTTCCTTTCTTACGAACGTCAGCAGTCGCCCAGTCCAAAAGCTTTTAATGACTGGGCTCGGTTCGTGGCGCCTCTGTGCCACAACATCAGTCTTGCTTAA
- a CDS encoding OPT family small oligopeptide transporter, with the protein MSAVATDLHGEKVTEARPAVARQTSNVEAQDVEDLDKAMTYAIGEIGDHFDIDSDNSPYPEVRANVPNTDDPTMPVNTLRMWVLGVVFTMVGSGINQFFSMRYPGVTISSLVAQLISYPVGCAVARLLPVKRVRVLGRWDLVLNPDNRFNIKEHAVVTIMSNLSFGPSWATDIIQAQKASAFYGLDTPVPYQFLLGLSMQLFGLGMAGLAYRFIVEPPHMIWPSTLANAALFQTLHGRANPLADGWRISRYRFFLYVFLGSFCWYWLPGYLFTGLSTFAFVCWAAPNNVVVNNLFGMSTGLAYLPTTFDWSQIAYNGSPLVVPFWAQANVFAGWVILFALVTPILYYTNTWYTAYLPFSGADTYDNTDKIYNATRVVGRDGNFMVEEYEKYSPLFMPVTFALSYGISFAVMTCVPTYIFINYYRDIIGAFNPGRKKDVHTRLIEKYPDTPWWWYGILTAVVLALTIIVQEVYKTQMPVWGVFVAFGLALVYLIPTGSVYAVANLNSNVLTVLGEIISGYAVPGKPIVMLIFKFYAYTGLSQAMIFSSDMKLGLYMKIPRRTLFAAQLTACITGSLTQNAVLLWMLNHVRDICHESQPNGYTCPQGRVNFSSSIVWGAIGPARLYSVGKIYSGLLHLFWIGALLPVVTFFLKKRFPNNKFLRYLHWPLFFAGTGNVPPATGINYTSAFVVSFIFNKWLKGKYPQWRAKYNYVLSAALDSGLAISAIFIFFTLVFPGVQLSWWGNTIQKTTVDGQGIPLKAIPTNGTFGPATWS; encoded by the exons ATGTCCGCCGTCGCAACGGACCTGCACGGGGAGAAGGTGACCGAGGCACGCCCGGCGGTGGCCCGGCAGACGTCCAATGTCGAGGCGCAAGAtgtcgaggacctcgacaaggccatgACCTACGCCATCGGCGAGATTGGCGACCACTTCGACATTGACTCTGACAACTCGCCGTACCCCGAGGTCCGCGCCAACGTGCCCAACACGGACGACCCGACCATGCCGGTCAACACGCTCCGTATGTgggttctcggcgtcgtcttcaccATGGTCGGGTCCGGCATCAACCAGTTCTTCTCCATGCGCTACCCCGGCGTCACCATCTCGTCgctcgtcgcccagctcaTCTCGTACCCCGTCGgctgcgccgtcgcccgtctGCTGCCGGTGAAGAGGgtccgcgtcctcggccgctgGGACCTCGTCCTCAACCCGGACAACCGCTTCAACATCAAGGAgcacgccgtcgtcaccatcatgTCCAACCTGTCCTTCGGGCCGTCGTGGGCCACCGACATTATCCAGGCCCAGAAGGCCTCGGCGTTCTACGGGCTCGACACCCCCGTCCCCTACCAATTCCTCCTGGGCTTGTCGATGCAACTGTTCGGTCTCGGCATGGCGGGGCTGGCGTATCgcttcatcgtcgagccGCCGCACATGATCTGGCCGTCGACCCTGGCCAACGCGGCCCTGTTCCAGACTTTGCACGGACGCGCCAACCCCCTAGCCGACGGCTGGAGGATATCGAGATATCGATTCTTTCTGTACGTCTTCCTGGGCAGCTTCTGTTGGTACTGGCTTCCGGGATACCTCTTCACTGGGCTGAGTACCTTTGCGTTCGTTTGCTGGGCTGCACCAA ACAATGTGGTGGTCAACAATCTCTTCGGTATGTCCACAGGCCTTGCCTACCTGCCAACCACATTCGACTGGTCCCAGATTGCCTACAACGGCTCTCCTTTGGTCGTCCCCTTTTGGGCGCAAGCCAACGTCTTCGCTGGCTGGGTCATTCTCTTCGCACTCGTTACTCCCATTCTCTACTACACCAACACGTGGTACACTGCATACCTTCCGTTCTCGGGGGCCGACACGTACGACAACACCGACAAGATCTACAACGCCACGCGGGTGGTCGGTAGGGATGGGAACTTCATGGTGGAAGAGTACGAGAAGTACAGCCCCCTCTTCATGCCGGTAACCTTTGCGTTGAGCTACGGCATCTCCTTCGCCGTTATGACCTGCGTGCCGACCTACATCTTCATCAACTACTACAGGGACATCATCGGCGCCTTTAACCCGGGCCGGAAGAAGGACGTCCACACTCGCCTGATCGAGAAGTATCCCGACAcgccgtggtggtggtacGGCATCCTGACTGCCGTCGTGCTGGCCTTGACGATCATCGTGCAGGAGGTGTACAAGACCCAGATGCCGGTCTGgggcgtcttcgtcgctTTCGGCCTGGCCCTGGTCTACCTGATCCCGACCGGCAGCGTCTACGCCGTCGCGAACCTCAACAGCAACGTTCTCACGGTGCTGGGCGAGATCATCTCGGGCTATGCCGTCCCGGGCAAGCCCATCGTGATGCTCATCTTCAAATTCTACGCCTACACCGGCCTCAGCCAGGCCATGATCTTCTCCTCGGACATGAAGCTCGGCCTGTACATGAAGATCCCGCGGCGGACTCTGTTCGCAGCCCAGCTCACTGCCTGCATTACGGGCTCACTGACTCAGAACGCGGTCCTACTCTGGATGCTCAACCACGTCAGGGATATCTGCCACGAGAGCCAGCCCAACGGCTACACCTGCCCGCAGGGACGGGTCAACTTTTCCTCGAGCATCGTCTGGGGCGCCATCGGCCCCGCCCGTCTCTACAGCGTTGGGAAGATCTACTCGGGCCTCTTGCATCTCTTCTGGATTGGTGCCCTGTTGCCGGTGGTCACGTTCTTCCTCAAGAAGCGATTCCCGAACAACAAGTTCCTGAGGTATCTTCACTGGCCTCTTTTCTTCGCGGGGACCGGGAACGTGCCCCCTGCGACTGGGATCAACTACACTTCGGCGTTTGTCGTCTCATTCATCTTCAACAAGTGGctcaagggcaaatatccGCAATGGCGGGCAAAG TACAACTATgtcctctccgccgccctcgactcCGGCCTCGCGATTTCTGCCATTttcatcttcttcacccTCGTTTTCCCCGGCGTCCAGCTCAGCTGGTGGGGTAACACGATCCAGAAGACTACGGTTGACGGCCAGGGCATTCCTCTGAAAGCCATTCCTACGAACGGCACCTTCGGTCCTGCGACCTGGTCATGA